The uncultured Desulfuromonas sp. genome has a segment encoding these proteins:
- the rodA gene encoding rod shape-determining protein RodA, with translation MFDRRLVSNIDWILLGLVLAAAAIGIMNLYSSTSTWNMNGTPIYLKQVYWLGLGLIIAFGVALFDYRHLEYLGIYGYIGCVSLLAGVLLFGKTSMGATRWIDLGLFNLQPSEITKLVLIIALAAYFSRNEQPDGYSLRELWAPGLLLGTPVLLIMKQPDLGTAMLLVFIGVTMALFSGIRRSALVVLGVGGMLSMVGGWFLLHGYQKDRIRTFLNPERDPLGTGYHIIQSKIAVGSGGFWGKGFMQGTQSQLSFLPERHTDFAFSVFAEEWGLIGSLLLLALYLMIVLWGILIARKAGSGFGMYLAIGVTAMIFWHIVVNLGMVIGLLPVVGVPLPLFSYGGTSMVTTMIGTGLLLNISMRRFMF, from the coding sequence ATGTTTGACCGCCGACTGGTTTCAAATATTGATTGGATTCTGTTGGGCCTGGTGCTGGCTGCGGCGGCAATCGGCATCATGAATCTGTACAGCTCCACCTCAACCTGGAACATGAACGGCACGCCGATCTACCTCAAGCAGGTGTACTGGCTGGGACTCGGCCTGATCATCGCCTTTGGCGTTGCCCTGTTTGACTACCGCCATCTGGAATACCTGGGCATTTACGGTTACATCGGTTGCGTTTCGCTGCTGGCCGGCGTGTTGCTATTCGGCAAAACCAGCATGGGAGCGACCCGGTGGATCGACCTGGGCCTGTTCAATCTGCAACCGAGTGAGATCACCAAGCTGGTCCTGATCATCGCTTTGGCCGCTTATTTCAGTCGCAATGAACAACCGGATGGTTATTCGCTGCGCGAGCTGTGGGCGCCCGGCTTACTGCTCGGCACCCCGGTGCTGTTGATCATGAAGCAACCGGACCTCGGTACCGCCATGCTGCTGGTGTTCATCGGCGTCACCATGGCGTTGTTCTCCGGCATTCGCCGTTCGGCTTTGGTTGTTCTCGGTGTCGGCGGCATGCTGTCGATGGTCGGTGGCTGGTTTTTGCTCCACGGCTACCAGAAGGATCGCATCCGCACGTTTCTCAACCCGGAACGAGATCCCCTCGGCACCGGTTACCATATTATTCAGTCGAAAATCGCCGTCGGCAGCGGAGGATTCTGGGGCAAAGGGTTTATGCAGGGCACCCAGTCGCAGCTGTCGTTTCTGCCGGAGCGCCACACCGATTTCGCTTTTTCGGTGTTTGCCGAAGAGTGGGGATTGATCGGCTCGCTGTTGCTGCTGGCGCTGTATCTGATGATCGTACTGTGGGGCATCCTCATCGCCCGTAAAGCCGGTTCCGGCTTTGGCATGTATCTGGCCATCGGCGTCACGGCCATGATCTTCTGGCACATTGTTGTCAACCTGGGCATGGTGATCGGACTGCTACCGGTAGTTGGTGTCCCCCTGCCTCTGTTCTCTTACGGCGGCACCAGCATGGTGACAACAATGATCGGCACCGGCCTGCTCCTCAATATCAGCATGCGGCGCTTTATGTTTTAG
- a CDS encoding DNA internalization-related competence protein ComEC/Rec2, whose translation MSRSFRQRGSWPLLLSYSLGLMLADDGLLLPPAFLILPALLWSMVPFQRRGKTLLLMSGTALAMLFLGQLLYHQAWPALQHPLPSGKQQITATIIRLEAQPQRWRMDLTVEKPDALRGQTVRIHLLDNDCPVLPGDTMRWTGKLRRPRRFGTPGEFDYPRYLANLGIVASGYITSADQLEILHARKASSPLVTVERWRSQLGQAIAAAVRHQRSAHLISLVLGEKSRLTTDQRQNLARFGLSHLFAISGLHLGLLAAILYLLGQKLYRRSTRALLWCPLQQAVPVLILPPLLFYLLLSGGALPTWRAGLLIALAAWLSLRHRHVRPDDLLCSIALLILLVKPLALFGASFQLSFAGVAGLILVLPTWRHWQHHRWQRWLAMPPLVTLTATLATLPVALWHFHILAPAALINNLYAVPIIGMVVLPLTLLATGLLAIGLPGAIPLFHVAAHLLDGVLSAAGTISQGLLGAQRLYLTAAHHLILAGVSITLLALLARQRRPALTALLTTVLSSVIMIVTSAPSSTLQLSTLSVGQGDCLLLQRANGQTYLIDGGGLYSQTFDVGERLVAPALGRLGIDRIDSVILTHDDLDHRKGLIHILTHFPVNAFWCSTAPQHLHDSLQQVLRRRRIPIRVFAPGWTDIDHTTEQHLSLFVAPQANNKNDQSLVLYARDHRQGILLCGDLEQQGVEQLLDDPPPGPVDVIKLPHHGSRNSAPEALLHRLQPRWAIATVGYRNCYHFPHRAVIDTLNSMPASLIRTDRDGSVRLIQSGNSWHRQNLTAPLAWP comes from the coding sequence ATGTCGCGTTCATTTCGCCAGCGGGGAAGCTGGCCCCTGCTTTTAAGCTACAGCCTTGGCCTGATGTTGGCTGATGACGGACTGCTCCTGCCGCCAGCGTTCCTGATTCTCCCCGCGCTGTTATGGAGCATGGTACCATTTCAACGCCGTGGCAAAACCCTTTTACTGATGAGCGGTACGGCCCTGGCGATGCTGTTTCTCGGTCAACTGCTTTACCATCAGGCATGGCCTGCGTTACAACATCCCCTACCGTCCGGCAAGCAACAGATCACGGCAACGATCATACGCCTGGAAGCCCAACCGCAACGCTGGCGCATGGACCTCACGGTAGAAAAACCGGACGCCCTGAGGGGACAGACCGTTCGCATCCACCTGCTCGACAATGATTGTCCGGTGCTTCCCGGCGACACGATGCGCTGGACGGGAAAGCTGCGTCGCCCACGGCGATTCGGCACGCCGGGTGAATTTGATTATCCACGCTATCTGGCCAACTTGGGGATTGTCGCCTCCGGCTATATCACGTCAGCCGACCAGCTCGAGATCCTTCATGCAAGGAAGGCTTCCTCACCGCTGGTGACCGTGGAACGCTGGCGCAGCCAACTGGGCCAAGCCATTGCCGCAGCCGTCAGACACCAGCGAAGCGCGCATCTCATCAGCCTGGTACTGGGCGAGAAAAGTCGCCTGACTACAGACCAACGCCAGAACCTGGCTCGCTTCGGCCTCTCCCACCTCTTCGCCATTTCCGGTTTGCACCTGGGTTTGCTGGCCGCGATCCTCTATCTGCTGGGGCAAAAGCTCTATCGCCGCAGCACCCGCGCCCTGCTGTGGTGCCCGCTGCAACAGGCGGTTCCGGTGCTGATCCTGCCGCCGTTGCTGTTTTATCTGTTGCTCAGTGGTGGTGCCTTGCCAACGTGGCGGGCCGGACTGCTCATTGCTCTGGCGGCGTGGCTGAGCCTACGCCATCGCCATGTACGGCCGGACGACCTGCTGTGTTCCATTGCCTTATTGATCCTGCTTGTCAAACCGCTGGCGCTGTTCGGCGCCTCTTTCCAATTATCTTTCGCCGGTGTCGCCGGGCTGATTCTGGTTCTGCCGACATGGCGACATTGGCAACACCATCGCTGGCAGCGCTGGCTGGCCATGCCGCCCTTAGTTACCCTGACAGCGACCCTGGCCACCCTGCCGGTGGCGCTATGGCACTTTCACATCCTGGCTCCGGCGGCGCTGATCAACAATCTGTACGCTGTCCCCATCATCGGTATGGTTGTCCTGCCCCTGACATTGCTGGCAACCGGCCTTTTAGCCATCGGACTGCCGGGAGCAATTCCGCTGTTCCACGTTGCCGCCCACCTGCTCGACGGCGTTCTATCGGCAGCGGGCACCATCAGCCAGGGTCTTCTGGGCGCCCAACGCCTTTACCTGACCGCCGCTCACCACCTGATACTGGCCGGCGTGTCAATCACGCTACTGGCCCTGCTGGCCAGACAACGTCGTCCGGCTCTCACCGCATTGCTGACCACAGTGCTCAGCAGCGTCATCATGATCGTCACCAGCGCGCCCTCTTCAACACTACAACTCAGTACCCTCAGTGTCGGTCAGGGCGACTGCCTGCTTTTACAGCGCGCCAACGGGCAGACCTACCTCATTGACGGCGGCGGTCTCTACAGTCAAACCTTTGATGTCGGCGAACGGCTGGTGGCACCGGCCCTCGGTCGCCTCGGCATTGACCGGATTGACAGCGTGATTCTCACCCATGACGACCTGGACCACCGCAAAGGGCTCATTCACATCCTGACGCATTTTCCGGTCAACGCCTTCTGGTGCTCAACAGCGCCGCAACACCTTCACGACAGCCTGCAACAGGTGTTGCGCAGACGCCGAATTCCCATCCGGGTTTTTGCGCCGGGCTGGACCGACATCGACCACACCACCGAACAGCACCTGAGTCTCTTTGTCGCCCCGCAGGCCAACAATAAAAACGATCAGTCGCTGGTACTCTATGCCCGCGATCATCGCCAGGGGATTTTACTCTGCGGCGACCTGGAACAACAGGGTGTCGAACAGCTCCTGGATGATCCCCCACCCGGTCCGGTTGACGTGATCAAACTCCCCCACCACGGCAGTCGCAACAGTGCCCCCGAAGCACTGCTGCACCGCCTGCAACCGCGCTGGGCCATCGCGACCGTTGGCTATCGCAACTGCTATCATTTCCCCCACCGCGCGGTCATCGACACCCTCAACAGCATGCCGGCATCATTGATCCGTACGGATCGTGACGGTTCGGTACGTCTGATCCAATCCGGCAACAGCTGGCACCGT